A stretch of Eschrichtius robustus isolate mEscRob2 chromosome 6, mEscRob2.pri, whole genome shotgun sequence DNA encodes these proteins:
- the LOC137765886 gene encoding transmembrane epididymal protein 1-like: MGTLLGHLALALLIYHSGLYYTVVVPRALSRSQKLLFPPLPTRDKQGQRWWQRVRAEGMVKMGAGEILILGEFFFPPGTNCFPLIDWEAPRRPFQRHNAWQHATIFGFFLLSALVELTSQAWLAQWSMKLERAATALALVVMLLEMVARIEHKNALEIRVHTVLMLPAFLLALVLIVKVWVPDQPPLSVLKAWLMLVSGSWLLQLGLGAAVLATVYVLCSLWHCRYSSWLGLPGARYQPCPTGDRNREPETLRAEAMLQDGDI, from the exons ATGGGCACTCTCTTGGGACACCTGGCTCTGGCACTACTCATCTATCACAGTGGGCTCTACTATACAGTGGTGGTGCCCCGGGCCCTCTCGCGGAGCCAGAAGCTCCtcttccccccactccccacaagGGACAAGCAAGGCCAGAGGTGGTGGCAGCGGGTACGTGCAGAGGGAATGGTGAAGATGGGCGCTGGCGAGATACTGATCTTGGGAGAGTTCTTCTTCCCACCCGGAACCAACTGTTTTCCCCTGATAGACTGGGAGGCTCCTCGGCGGCCTTTCCAGCGTCACAATGCGTGGCAGCATGCCACCATCTTTGGGTTCTTCCTGCTCAGTGCGCTGGTGGAGCTCACGAGCCAGGCGTGGCTGGCTCAGTGGAGCATGAAGCTGGAGCGGGCGGCCACAGCCTTGGCCCTGGTTGTGATGCTGCTGGAAATGGTGGCCCGCATCGAGCACAAGAACGCCCTGGAGATCCGAGTGCACACCGTGCTGATGCTGCCTGCCTTCCTGCTGGCCCTGGTGCTCATCGTCAAGGTCTGGGTCCCTGACCAGCCCCCACTCTCGGTGCTCAAGGCCTGGCTGATGCTGGTGTCTGGCTCCTGGCTGCTGCAG CTGGGCTTAGGGGCTGCTGTGCTGGCCACTGTCTATGTCCTCTGCAGCCTCTGGCACTGTCGCTACTCCTCCTGGTTGGGATTACCAGGGGCCAGATACCAGCCGTGCCCCACAGGTGACAGAAACAGAGAGCCTGAGACGCTCAGGGCAGAGGCCATGCTACAGGATGGAGACATCTAA